The Xanthomonas indica genome has a segment encoding these proteins:
- a CDS encoding SDR family oxidoreductase produces MTYFVTGATGFIGRYLMAKLMRRKGVVHVLLRKESQRKFDALVREQGWDPKRLVVLHGDVGAAYCGLSAAQRKALQGKVKHFFHLAALYDLTAKAEEQRVANLDGTRNALELAAQLGAGIFHHTSSIAVAGLYPGIFREDMFEEAEALDDPYLRTKHDAEALVRAETRIKWRIYRPAMVVGDSRTGAIDKIDGPYYFFPLIKKLRQLLPPWAPMLGIEGGRINLVPVDFVADAMDHIAHKPKLDGHTFHLTDPEPLRVGEVLNVFCRAGHAPEMTLRVDARMFAFVPSSIRAAVGSLPPIRRFTGMLLRDFRIPREVLKFITYPTRFDSRETERALKGSGIAVPRLEDYAWRLWDHWERHLDPDLFVDRSLKGKVRGKVVLITGGSSGIGLATAQRVAEAGAITVIVARGEQELHAARDAMNAKGGKVFAYTADLSDLADCDRLLKTVLEAHGHVDVLVNNAGRSIRRSIELSYDRFHDFERTMQLNYFGSLRLIMGVLPGMTARRKGHIINVSSIGVLANSPRFSAYVASKAALDAWSRCAQGELSGKGISFTTVNMPLVKTPMIAPTKMYDSVPTLSVDEAADLMVKAIIERPSRVATRLGIFAALVNAVAPKAYEVVMNTAFELFPDSAAAKGDRKALRETKPSQEQIAFAALMRGVHW; encoded by the coding sequence ATGACGTATTTCGTGACAGGCGCCACCGGTTTCATCGGCCGCTACCTGATGGCCAAGCTGATGCGGCGCAAGGGCGTCGTGCATGTGCTGCTGCGCAAGGAGTCGCAGCGCAAGTTCGATGCGCTGGTCCGCGAGCAGGGCTGGGATCCCAAGCGCCTGGTGGTGCTGCATGGCGACGTCGGCGCTGCGTACTGCGGGCTGTCGGCGGCGCAGCGCAAGGCGCTGCAGGGCAAGGTCAAGCACTTCTTCCACCTGGCCGCGCTGTACGACCTCACCGCCAAGGCCGAGGAACAGCGCGTCGCCAACCTCGACGGCACCCGCAACGCGCTGGAACTGGCCGCGCAACTCGGCGCCGGCATTTTCCACCACACCAGTTCGATCGCAGTGGCCGGGCTGTACCCGGGCATCTTCCGCGAGGACATGTTCGAGGAAGCCGAGGCGCTGGACGATCCCTACCTGCGCACCAAGCACGACGCCGAGGCGCTGGTGCGTGCCGAGACCCGGATCAAGTGGCGCATCTACCGCCCGGCGATGGTGGTGGGCGATTCGCGCACCGGCGCCATCGACAAGATCGACGGCCCGTACTATTTCTTCCCGCTGATCAAGAAGCTGCGCCAGCTGCTGCCGCCGTGGGCGCCGATGCTCGGCATCGAGGGCGGACGGATCAATCTGGTGCCGGTGGACTTCGTCGCCGACGCGATGGACCACATCGCGCACAAGCCCAAGCTCGACGGCCACACCTTCCACCTCACCGACCCCGAGCCGCTGCGCGTGGGCGAGGTGCTCAACGTGTTCTGCCGCGCCGGCCACGCGCCGGAAATGACCTTGCGGGTGGACGCGCGCATGTTCGCGTTCGTGCCCTCGAGCATCCGCGCCGCGGTCGGCAGCCTGCCGCCGATCCGCCGCTTCACCGGCATGCTGTTGCGCGATTTCCGCATCCCGCGCGAGGTGCTGAAGTTCATCACCTATCCCACGCGCTTCGACAGCCGCGAGACCGAGCGCGCGCTCAAGGGCAGCGGCATCGCCGTGCCGCGGCTGGAGGACTACGCCTGGCGCCTGTGGGACCACTGGGAACGGCACCTGGACCCGGACCTGTTCGTCGACCGCTCGCTCAAGGGCAAGGTCCGCGGCAAGGTGGTGCTGATCACCGGCGGTTCCTCCGGCATCGGCCTGGCCACCGCGCAGCGCGTCGCCGAGGCCGGCGCCATCACCGTCATCGTGGCGCGCGGCGAGCAGGAACTGCACGCCGCGCGCGACGCGATGAACGCCAAGGGCGGCAAGGTCTTCGCCTATACCGCCGACCTCTCGGACCTGGCCGACTGCGACCGCCTGCTGAAGACCGTGCTGGAGGCGCACGGCCACGTCGACGTGCTGGTCAACAACGCCGGCCGCTCGATCCGCCGCTCGATCGAACTCAGCTACGACCGCTTCCACGATTTCGAGCGGACCATGCAGTTGAACTACTTCGGCAGCCTGCGCCTGATCATGGGTGTGCTGCCGGGCATGACCGCGCGGCGCAAGGGCCACATCATCAACGTCAGCTCGATCGGCGTGCTGGCCAACTCGCCGCGCTTCTCCGCCTACGTCGCCTCCAAGGCGGCGCTGGACGCCTGGAGCCGCTGTGCGCAGGGCGAACTGTCGGGCAAGGGCATCAGCTTCACCACGGTCAACATGCCGCTGGTGAAGACGCCGATGATCGCCCCGACCAAGATGTACGACAGCGTGCCGACGCTGAGCGTGGACGAGGCCGCCGACCTGATGGTCAAGGCGATCATCGAACGCCCCAGCCGCGTGGCCACGCGCCTGGGCATCTTCGCCGCCCTGGTCAACGCCGTGGCGCCGAAGGCCTACGAAGTGGTGATGAACACCGCCTTCGAACTGTTCCCGGACTCGGCCGCGGCCAAGGGCGACCGCAAGGCGCTACGCGAGACCAAGCCGAGCCAGGAGCAGATCGCGTTTGCTGCGCTGATGCGGGGGGTGCATTGGTAG
- the hutC gene encoding histidine utilization repressor, with amino-acid sequence MSPAAPTLPLNQRIRRDIEARIRSGEWPPGHRIPFEHELMAQYGCSRMTVNKVLALLADAGMIERRRRAGSFVARPHPHMEQVALEIPDIPVEVAARGHAYRFELLERQQRAPRAALPQEAEVAAGGSLLALQCLHYADGRPFALEERVINPLAVPEALQMDFAVTVPGSWLLQHVPWTRAEHRISAVGASAAQAARLQVPAGTACLLIDRRTWRGEQAVTFVRQVFLGDTYDLVARFSPGAR; translated from the coding sequence GTGAGTCCCGCCGCACCGACGCTGCCGCTCAACCAGCGCATCCGCCGCGACATCGAGGCGCGCATCCGCAGCGGCGAGTGGCCGCCGGGCCATCGCATTCCGTTCGAGCACGAACTGATGGCGCAGTACGGCTGCTCGCGCATGACCGTCAACAAGGTGCTGGCGCTGCTCGCCGACGCCGGCATGATCGAGCGCCGGCGCCGCGCCGGCTCGTTCGTGGCGCGGCCGCATCCGCACATGGAACAGGTCGCGCTGGAGATCCCGGACATCCCGGTCGAGGTCGCCGCGCGCGGCCATGCCTACCGCTTCGAACTGCTGGAACGGCAGCAGCGCGCGCCGCGCGCGGCGTTGCCGCAGGAGGCCGAGGTCGCCGCGGGCGGCAGCCTGCTGGCGCTGCAGTGCCTGCACTATGCCGACGGCCGCCCGTTCGCGCTGGAGGAGCGGGTGATCAATCCGCTGGCGGTGCCGGAGGCCTTGCAGATGGACTTCGCGGTGACCGTGCCCGGCAGTTGGCTGCTTCAGCATGTGCCCTGGACCCGCGCCGAACACCGCATCAGTGCGGTCGGCGCCAGCGCCGCGCAGGCGGCGCGCCTGCAGGTGCCGGCCGGCACGGCCTGCCTGCTGATCGACCGTCGCACCTGGCGCGGCGAGCAGGCGGTGACCTTCGTGCGCCAGGTGTTCCTCGGCGACACCTACGACCTGGTCGCACGGTTCTCGCCCGGCGCGCGCTGA
- a CDS encoding formimidoylglutamate deiminase, protein MQTQVKQQASGHAGSGEFWCAHALLPQGWAREVRIGVRGGRIATVDSGVAAAPGDQRLDIVVPGLGNLHSHAFQRGMAGLTEIGGRSGDSFWSWRELMYRFLQRLSPDDLQAIAEQAYVEMLEAGFTRVGEFHYVHHAADGRPYADRAEMAQRLAAAAQTSGIGLTLLPVFYAHADFGGAAPNPAQQRLLHDVDGFAALLDGSRRALQGLDDAVLGLAPHSLRAVTPDELAALLPLCDGPVHIHIAEQTREVDACLAWSGQRPVQWLLAHAPVDARWCLVHATHVDAAEVQGIAASGAVVGLCPITEANLGDGLFPMPAFVRAGGRFGVGSDSNVLIDAAEELRLLEYGQRLSLRGRNVLTGDTVLSSGRFLFQSAAQGAAQALGVAQGLCVGAPADLVELDAAHPALQARHGDAWLDSWLFAARVGAVRSVWRHGRELVREGRHLQRDAVAARYARALTRLLDA, encoded by the coding sequence GTGCAGACCCAGGTGAAGCAGCAGGCCAGTGGCCACGCGGGATCGGGCGAATTCTGGTGCGCGCACGCGCTGCTGCCGCAGGGCTGGGCGCGCGAGGTGCGCATCGGCGTGCGCGGCGGCCGCATCGCCACGGTGGACAGCGGCGTGGCCGCGGCACCGGGCGATCAGCGCCTGGACATCGTGGTGCCGGGGCTGGGCAATCTGCACAGCCACGCCTTCCAGCGCGGCATGGCCGGGCTCACCGAGATCGGCGGACGCAGCGGCGACAGCTTCTGGAGCTGGCGCGAGCTGATGTACCGCTTCCTGCAGCGGCTGAGCCCGGACGATCTGCAGGCCATCGCCGAGCAGGCCTACGTCGAGATGCTCGAGGCTGGCTTCACCCGGGTCGGCGAGTTCCATTACGTGCATCACGCCGCCGACGGCCGGCCGTATGCCGACCGCGCCGAGATGGCGCAGCGCTTGGCCGCCGCGGCGCAGACCAGCGGCATCGGCCTGACCCTGCTGCCGGTGTTCTACGCGCACGCCGACTTCGGTGGCGCCGCGCCGAACCCGGCGCAGCAGCGCCTGCTGCACGACGTGGACGGCTTCGCCGCGCTGCTGGACGGCAGCCGCCGCGCCCTGCAGGGGCTGGACGATGCGGTGCTGGGGCTGGCCCCGCACAGCCTGCGGGCGGTCACCCCGGACGAATTGGCGGCGCTGCTGCCGCTGTGCGACGGCCCGGTGCACATCCACATCGCCGAGCAGACCCGCGAGGTCGATGCCTGCCTGGCCTGGAGCGGACAGCGGCCGGTGCAGTGGCTGCTGGCGCACGCCCCGGTGGATGCGCGCTGGTGCCTGGTGCACGCCACCCATGTCGATGCCGCCGAAGTGCAGGGCATCGCCGCCAGCGGTGCGGTGGTCGGGCTGTGCCCGATCACCGAGGCCAACCTCGGCGACGGCCTGTTCCCGATGCCGGCGTTCGTGCGCGCCGGCGGCCGCTTCGGCGTGGGATCGGACTCCAATGTGCTGATCGATGCGGCCGAGGAACTGCGCCTGCTCGAATATGGCCAGCGCCTGAGCCTGCGCGGGCGCAACGTGCTGACCGGCGACACCGTGCTGTCCAGCGGCCGCTTCCTGTTCCAGTCCGCCGCGCAGGGCGCGGCGCAGGCGCTCGGCGTGGCCCAGGGCCTGTGCGTGGGCGCCCCGGCCGATCTGGTCGAACTGGACGCCGCGCATCCGGCACTGCAGGCGCGCCACGGCGACGCCTGGCTGGACAGCTGGCTGTTCGCTGCACGCGTCGGCGCGGTGCGTTCGGTCTGGCGCCACGGCCGCGAACTGGTGCGCGAGGGCCGCCACCTGCAGCGCGACGCCGTCGCCGCGCGCTATGCGCGTGCGTTGACCCGGCTGCTGGACGCATGA
- the hutI gene encoding imidazolonepropionase, translating to MPCDTLWHNAHLMTLDAEDGGLGVVHDGVVACRDGRIVYAGAAAQLPGPLSAQRSIDCGGRWIGPGLIDCHTHLVYAGNRAGEFEQRLLGASYADIARAGGGIVSTVRATRAADEDALLAASLPRLDALLAEGVTTVEIKSGYGLTLEDELRLLRVARRLGELRTVEVSPTFLGAHAVPPGGEAQAYIDDVCARMIPAVAAQGLAEAVDVFCEHLAFSPAQTEQVFQAAQRHGLALKIHAEQLSNQGGAALAARYGARSADHVEYLDDAGVAAMAAAGTVAVLLPGAFYFTRDTQLPPIAALRAAGVPRALATDCNPGTSPLTSPLLAMNLAATLFRLTVAECIAGFTREAARALGRQDRVGRLRAGLACDLAIWDIAEPAELVYRMGFNPLHARIWRGQ from the coding sequence ATGCCCTGCGACACGCTCTGGCACAACGCGCACCTGATGACGCTGGACGCCGAGGACGGCGGCTTGGGCGTGGTCCACGACGGCGTGGTCGCGTGCCGCGATGGCCGCATCGTCTATGCCGGCGCCGCCGCGCAGTTGCCCGGCCCGCTATCGGCGCAACGCAGCATCGACTGCGGCGGACGCTGGATCGGTCCTGGCCTGATCGATTGCCACACCCACCTGGTCTATGCCGGCAACCGCGCCGGCGAGTTCGAGCAGCGCCTGCTCGGCGCCAGCTACGCCGACATCGCCCGCGCCGGCGGCGGCATCGTCTCCACGGTGCGCGCCACCCGCGCCGCCGACGAGGACGCCCTGCTCGCCGCCAGCCTGCCGCGGCTGGATGCACTGCTGGCCGAAGGCGTGACCACGGTGGAGATCAAGTCCGGCTACGGCCTCACGCTGGAGGACGAACTGCGCCTGCTGCGCGTGGCCCGCCGCCTGGGCGAACTGCGCACGGTGGAGGTGTCGCCGACCTTTCTCGGCGCGCACGCGGTGCCGCCCGGCGGCGAGGCGCAGGCCTACATCGACGACGTCTGCGCGCGCATGATCCCGGCGGTCGCCGCGCAGGGCCTGGCCGAGGCGGTGGACGTGTTCTGCGAGCACCTGGCGTTCAGCCCGGCACAGACCGAGCAGGTGTTCCAGGCCGCGCAGCGCCACGGCCTGGCGCTGAAGATCCACGCCGAGCAGTTGTCCAACCAGGGCGGCGCGGCGCTGGCGGCGCGCTACGGCGCGCGCTCGGCCGACCATGTCGAATACCTGGACGACGCCGGCGTCGCCGCGATGGCCGCCGCCGGCACCGTCGCGGTGCTGTTGCCGGGTGCGTTCTATTTCACCCGCGATACCCAGCTGCCGCCGATCGCCGCGCTGCGTGCCGCCGGCGTGCCGCGCGCATTGGCCACCGACTGCAATCCCGGCACCTCGCCGCTGACCAGCCCGCTGCTGGCGATGAACCTGGCGGCGACGCTGTTCCGGCTGACCGTGGCCGAATGCATCGCCGGCTTCACCCGCGAGGCGGCACGCGCGCTCGGGCGCCAGGACCGGGTCGGCCGGCTGCGCGCCGGGCTGGCCTGCGACCTGGCGATCTGGGACATCGCCGAACCGGCCGAATTGGTCTATCGCATGGGCTTCAACCCGCTGCATGCGCGTATCTGGAGAGGACAATGA
- the hutH gene encoding histidine ammonia-lyase — MSDNEILLRPGAVSLAQWRAVYRGAGVRLDPACADAVLRSAQTVEAIVASGAPVYGINTGFGKLASVRIEREDLEALQRNIVLSHAAGVGAPMPVPVVRLMMALKLASLAQGASGVRPQTLALLEALLQHEVIPVVPCQGSVGASGDLAPLAHLATVMLGVGEAFVGDARLPAAQALAQAGLQPLTLGAKEGLALLNGTQYSTAYALAGLFEIERVFHAALVTGALSTEAAKGSDTPFDPRIHALRGQPGQIATAAALRTLMQDSAIRDSHRDNDVRVQDPYCLRCQPQVMGAALDVMRQAATTLATEANGVSDNPLVFSDTGEALSGGNFHAEPVAFAADMLALAVCEIGSISERRVAMLVDPALSGLPAFLTPKPGLNSGFMIPQVTAAALVSENKQRAYPASVDSIPTSANQEDHVSMAAHGARRLLPMAENAANVVGIELLAAAQGCDFHAPLRSSAALEAARALLRTRVPALQDDRYFHPDMLTATALVRDGALAAAVGMLLPEASG, encoded by the coding sequence ATGAGCGACAACGAGATCCTGCTGCGCCCGGGCGCGGTGAGCCTGGCGCAGTGGCGCGCCGTGTATCGCGGCGCCGGCGTGCGCCTGGACCCGGCCTGCGCCGACGCGGTGCTGCGCAGCGCGCAGACCGTGGAGGCGATCGTGGCCAGCGGCGCGCCGGTGTACGGCATCAACACCGGCTTCGGCAAGCTGGCCAGCGTGCGCATCGAGCGCGAGGACCTGGAAGCCCTGCAGCGCAACATCGTGCTGTCGCATGCGGCCGGGGTCGGGGCGCCGATGCCGGTGCCGGTGGTGCGGCTGATGATGGCGCTGAAGCTGGCCAGCCTGGCCCAGGGCGCTTCCGGCGTGCGGCCGCAGACGCTGGCGCTGCTGGAGGCCCTGCTGCAGCACGAGGTGATCCCGGTGGTGCCGTGCCAGGGCTCGGTCGGCGCTTCCGGCGACCTGGCGCCGCTGGCGCACCTGGCCACGGTGATGCTCGGCGTCGGCGAGGCCTTCGTCGGCGACGCGCGCCTGCCGGCCGCCCAGGCGCTGGCCCAGGCCGGGCTGCAGCCGCTGACGCTGGGCGCCAAGGAGGGCCTGGCGCTGCTCAACGGCACCCAGTACTCCACCGCCTATGCGCTGGCCGGGCTGTTCGAGATCGAGCGCGTGTTCCATGCCGCGCTGGTCACCGGCGCGCTGTCCACCGAGGCCGCGAAAGGCTCGGATACCCCGTTCGATCCGCGCATCCACGCGCTGCGCGGCCAGCCCGGGCAGATCGCCACCGCCGCCGCGCTGCGCACTTTGATGCAGGACTCGGCGATCCGCGATTCACACCGCGACAACGACGTGCGCGTGCAGGACCCGTACTGCCTGCGCTGCCAGCCGCAGGTGATGGGCGCGGCGCTGGACGTGATGCGCCAGGCGGCCACCACCCTGGCTACCGAGGCCAACGGTGTCTCCGACAACCCACTGGTGTTCAGCGACACCGGCGAAGCACTGTCCGGCGGCAACTTCCACGCCGAGCCGGTGGCCTTCGCCGCCGACATGCTGGCGCTGGCGGTGTGCGAGATCGGCTCGATCAGCGAGCGCCGCGTCGCCATGCTGGTGGATCCGGCGCTGTCCGGGTTGCCGGCGTTCCTGACGCCCAAGCCCGGCCTCAACTCCGGCTTCATGATTCCCCAGGTCACCGCGGCGGCGCTGGTGTCGGAGAACAAGCAACGCGCCTATCCGGCCAGCGTCGACTCGATCCCGACCTCGGCCAACCAGGAAGACCACGTGTCGATGGCCGCGCACGGCGCGCGCCGCCTGCTGCCGATGGCCGAGAACGCGGCCAACGTGGTCGGCATCGAACTGCTGGCGGCCGCGCAGGGCTGCGATTTCCACGCACCGCTGCGCTCCAGCGCCGCGCTGGAAGCGGCGCGCGCGCTACTGCGCACCCGCGTGCCGGCACTGCAGGACGACCGCTACTTCCACCCGGACATGCTGACCGCCACCGCCCTGGTACGCGACGGCGCGCTGGCCGCGGCGGTGGGGATGCTGCTGCCCGAGGCGAGCGGCTGA
- the hutG gene encoding N-formylglutamate deformylase, whose translation MTSLPDWLTVHRGDAPLILSFPHTGTELPEALADRFVSPWLAQRDADWWVHLLYDFARTLGATTVRTAISRSVIDVNRDPAGVSLYPGQNTTGLCPLTTFDAQPLYRPGAEPDAAEIDARRTRWFAPYHAALETEIARLRALHPAIVVYDAHSIRSRIPHLFDGELPQFNIGSAGASGAVDGSCAAALTDAIERVCAGSGFSHVRNGRFKGGWSTRHHGAPADGVHAIQMELACRGYMHEPDTVDPSNWPSPWQPDHAAPLRAVLQQVLQACLDFARSPAASARAAD comes from the coding sequence ATGACATCCCTGCCCGACTGGCTCACTGTGCACCGCGGCGATGCGCCGCTGATCCTCAGCTTCCCGCATACCGGCACCGAGCTGCCGGAGGCGCTGGCCGACCGCTTCGTCTCGCCGTGGCTGGCGCAGCGCGATGCCGACTGGTGGGTGCACCTGCTGTACGACTTCGCCAGGACACTCGGCGCGACCACCGTGCGCACCGCGATCTCGCGCTCGGTGATCGACGTCAACCGCGATCCGGCCGGGGTGTCGCTGTATCCCGGGCAGAACACCACCGGGCTGTGCCCGCTGACCACCTTCGACGCGCAGCCACTGTACCGGCCCGGCGCCGAGCCGGATGCGGCCGAGATCGACGCGCGTCGCACGCGCTGGTTCGCGCCGTACCACGCCGCGCTGGAAACGGAGATCGCCCGCCTGCGCGCCCTGCACCCGGCGATCGTGGTGTACGACGCGCACTCGATCCGCTCGCGCATCCCGCACCTGTTCGACGGCGAGCTGCCGCAGTTCAACATCGGCAGCGCCGGCGCCTCCGGGGCGGTGGATGGCAGTTGCGCGGCGGCGTTGACCGATGCGATCGAACGCGTCTGCGCCGGCAGCGGCTTCAGCCACGTGCGCAACGGCCGCTTCAAGGGCGGCTGGAGCACCCGCCACCACGGCGCGCCGGCCGACGGCGTGCACGCGATCCAGATGGAACTGGCCTGCCGCGGCTACATGCACGAGCCCGACACGGTCGACCCCAGCAACTGGCCGTCACCCTGGCAACCCGACCACGCCGCGCCGCTGCGCGCGGTGCTGCAGCAGGTGCTGCAGGCCTGCCTCGACTTCGCCCGCAGCCCCGCCGCATCCGCCCGCGCCGCCGACTGA
- the hutU gene encoding urocanate hydratase — protein sequence MTRLDATRTIQAPTGSALTAKSWLTEAPLRMLMNNLHPDVAERPQELVVYGGIGRAARDWASFDAIVETLKRLDDDQTLLVQSGKPVGVFRTHADAPRVLIANSNLVPRWANWDHFNELDKKGLAMYGQMTAGSWIYIGAQGIVQGTYETFVEMGRQHYGGDLSGKWLFTGGLGGMGGAQPLAAVMAGASCLAVECRKSSIDMRLRTGYLDTWTDSLDEALRLIADACAAKTPRSVGLLGNVADVLAELLARGVKPDLLTDQTSAHDPVNGYLPQGWTVEQWDAKRVSAPKEVEQAARASMANHIRAMLGFHSLGVPTVDYGNNLRQMALEEGVANAFDFPGFVPAYIRPLFCRGVGPFRWAALSGDPEDIARTDAKVKELIPDNPHLHRWLDMAAEKIQFQGLPARICWVGLGDRDRLGLAFNEMVAKGELKAPVVIGRDHLDSGSVASPNRETEAMADGSDAVSDWPLLNALLNTASGATWVSLHHGGGVGMGFSQHAGMVIVCDGTEAAAKRIARVLWNDPATGVMRHADAGYPIALECAREKHLDLPGILR from the coding sequence ATGACCCGCCTCGACGCCACCCGCACCATCCAAGCGCCCACCGGCAGCGCCCTCACCGCCAAGAGCTGGCTGACCGAAGCGCCGTTGCGCATGCTGATGAACAACCTGCACCCGGACGTGGCCGAGCGCCCGCAGGAACTGGTGGTGTACGGCGGCATCGGCCGCGCCGCACGCGACTGGGCGAGCTTCGACGCCATCGTCGAGACGCTCAAGCGCCTGGACGACGACCAGACCCTGCTGGTGCAGTCGGGCAAGCCGGTGGGCGTGTTCCGCACCCACGCCGACGCGCCGCGCGTGCTGATCGCGAACTCCAACCTGGTGCCGCGCTGGGCCAACTGGGACCACTTCAACGAACTGGACAAGAAAGGCCTGGCCATGTACGGCCAGATGACCGCCGGCAGCTGGATCTACATCGGCGCGCAGGGCATCGTCCAGGGCACCTACGAGACCTTCGTGGAAATGGGCCGGCAGCACTACGGCGGCGACCTGAGCGGCAAATGGCTGTTCACCGGCGGCCTCGGCGGCATGGGCGGCGCGCAGCCGTTGGCCGCGGTGATGGCCGGCGCCTCGTGCCTGGCGGTGGAATGCCGCAAGAGCAGCATCGACATGCGCCTGCGCACCGGCTACCTGGACACCTGGACCGATTCGCTGGACGAGGCGCTGCGCCTGATCGCCGACGCCTGCGCGGCGAAGACGCCGCGCTCGGTCGGCCTGCTCGGCAACGTCGCCGACGTGCTCGCCGAACTGCTGGCGCGCGGGGTCAAGCCGGACCTGCTGACCGACCAGACCTCCGCGCACGACCCGGTCAACGGCTACCTGCCGCAGGGCTGGACGGTCGAGCAGTGGGACGCCAAGCGCGTCTCCGCCCCCAAGGAGGTGGAACAGGCCGCGCGCGCTTCGATGGCCAACCACATCCGCGCCATGCTCGGCTTCCACTCCCTGGGCGTGCCGACCGTGGACTACGGCAACAACCTGCGGCAGATGGCGCTGGAAGAGGGCGTGGCCAATGCCTTCGACTTCCCGGGCTTCGTCCCCGCCTACATCCGCCCGCTGTTCTGCCGCGGCGTCGGCCCGTTCCGTTGGGCGGCGCTGAGCGGCGACCCGGAAGACATCGCCAGGACCGATGCCAAGGTCAAGGAACTGATTCCGGACAACCCGCACCTGCACCGCTGGCTAGACATGGCCGCCGAGAAGATCCAGTTCCAGGGCCTGCCGGCGCGGATCTGCTGGGTCGGCCTGGGCGACCGCGATCGCCTGGGCCTGGCGTTCAACGAAATGGTCGCCAAGGGCGAACTGAAGGCGCCGGTGGTGATCGGCCGCGACCACCTGGACAGCGGCAGCGTCGCCTCTCCCAACCGCGAGACCGAAGCGATGGCCGATGGCTCGGACGCGGTCTCCGACTGGCCGCTGCTCAACGCCCTGCTCAACACCGCCAGCGGCGCCACCTGGGTGTCGCTGCACCACGGCGGCGGCGTCGGGATGGGGTTCTCGCAGCATGCCGGCATGGTCATCGTCTGCGACGGCACCGAGGCGGCGGCCAAGCGCATCGCCCGCGTGCTGTGGAACGACCCGGCCACCGGCGTGATGCGGCACGCCGACGCCGGCTACCCCATCGCCTTGGAGTGCGCCCGCGAGAAGCACCTGGACCTGCCGGGCATCCTGCGCTGA
- a CDS encoding acyl-CoA-binding protein: protein MADSKAAFEKAVQDIKQRAERPDNDTLLRLYALYKQGSEGDVSGAKPGFFDFVGTAKYEAWAKLKGMPQADAQKKYVDLVKKLLA from the coding sequence ATGGCGGACAGCAAGGCGGCCTTCGAGAAAGCGGTCCAGGACATCAAGCAGCGCGCGGAGCGTCCCGACAACGACACCCTGTTGCGGCTGTATGCGCTGTACAAGCAAGGCTCGGAGGGCGACGTGAGCGGCGCCAAGCCGGGCTTCTTCGACTTCGTCGGCACCGCCAAGTACGAGGCCTGGGCCAAGCTCAAGGGCATGCCGCAGGCCGACGCGCAGAAGAAGTACGTGGACCTGGTGAAGAAGCTGCTGGCCTGA
- a CDS encoding TetR/AcrR family transcriptional regulator produces the protein MARDTRRRILETALAMFNAQGEPHVTTNHIADELEISPGNLYYHFRNKDDIIEHLFARYEERMDAALALPSARLPGLEDIWLQLHLVFECIWDYRFLYRDLVEILSRSRRLRLRFARILRRADASVQAVFQGLAQTGAMRASPQELEGVATNALVVATFWLNYAAARGEKDEQVAIRQGIVQVMRLIAPFLREIERAHLAALMDAYLD, from the coding sequence ATGGCCCGCGACACCCGGCGGCGCATCCTCGAGACCGCCCTGGCGATGTTCAACGCACAGGGCGAGCCGCACGTCACCACCAACCACATCGCCGACGAGCTGGAGATCAGCCCCGGCAATCTGTACTACCACTTCCGCAACAAGGACGACATCATCGAGCACCTGTTCGCGCGCTACGAGGAGCGCATGGACGCGGCGCTGGCGTTGCCGAGCGCGCGCCTGCCCGGGCTGGAAGACATCTGGCTGCAGTTGCACCTGGTGTTCGAGTGCATCTGGGACTACCGCTTCCTGTACCGCGACCTGGTCGAGATCCTCAGCCGCAGCCGGCGCCTGCGCCTGCGCTTCGCGCGCATCCTGCGCCGCGCCGACGCCAGCGTGCAGGCGGTGTTCCAGGGGCTGGCGCAGACCGGGGCGATGCGCGCCAGTCCTCAGGAGCTGGAGGGCGTGGCCACCAATGCGCTGGTGGTGGCCACGTTCTGGCTCAACTACGCGGCCGCACGCGGCGAGAAGGACGAGCAGGTGGCGATCCGCCAAGGCATCGTGCAGGTGATGCGCCTGATCGCGCCGTTCCTGCGCGAGATCGAACGCGCGCACCTGGCCGCGCTGATGGACGCCTATCTGGATTGA
- a CDS encoding GNAT family N-acetyltransferase encodes MQIRPATRDDAAAMVAVQNAIFAAGLRKAPTDLATVCATYLTHPDRIQCVLAEDADGAVLGFQSLRIARPGNAYDVADGWGIIGTHVDPRAARRGVGSALFRATCAAARSAGLTRIDASIAADNALGQAYYDAVGFRTYREPPGLVCKVYVLDGATTDG; translated from the coding sequence ATGCAGATCCGGCCCGCCACGCGCGACGATGCTGCCGCCATGGTGGCGGTGCAGAACGCCATCTTCGCCGCCGGCCTGCGCAAGGCGCCGACCGACCTGGCGACGGTCTGCGCGACCTACCTGACGCATCCCGACCGCATCCAGTGCGTGCTGGCCGAGGACGCCGACGGTGCGGTCCTCGGCTTTCAGTCGCTGCGGATCGCCCGTCCCGGCAATGCCTACGACGTTGCCGACGGCTGGGGCATCATCGGCACCCACGTCGACCCGCGCGCCGCGCGCCGTGGCGTCGGCAGTGCACTGTTCCGGGCTACCTGTGCGGCGGCGCGCAGCGCCGGGCTGACCCGGATCGACGCCAGCATCGCCGCCGACAATGCGCTCGGGCAGGCGTACTACGACGCCGTCGGCTTTCGTACCTATCGCGAGCCGCCAGGCCTGGTGTGCAAGGTCTACGTGCTCGACGGCGCCACGACCGACGGCTGA